A single window of Paracoccus albus DNA harbors:
- a CDS encoding helix-turn-helix domain-containing protein — protein sequence MAPRSEKLIIGQRLKVLRTTLGLTQAQMADQLGVSASYITLIEADQRPASAKLLMRLAQVYDINVAELAPGTDSQLAADFEAVLKDPSLETEGVGRAEIEAVLQASPRIASALVKLQGRLSDVLMRGQVEANPLTDRNKVEALAQVAKPVELVHDWFYENRNYIDELDRVAEGVAEEHRLHRDESGVRLNGLLAAHNIRVRRLPASVMAGTLRRYDPHRKELLLSERLDVASRRFQIAVLIARLDYQDLIDEVMGNAFDGDATRSLARVSLSNYFAAAMLMPYGPFLAACETERYDIDVVGHRFGTSFEQTAHRMTTLQRQEARGIPFFFVRVDRAGNVSKRFSAGRFPFSRFGGTCPLWNIHSAFETPGKVTTQLIRMPEGARYYSIARTVTRAGGSYTDPAPRLAVGLGCDVAFAPRLIYADSADPERTEPTDIGLNCYLCERQNCASRAQAPINRNLAVNELERSVALFSFDPE from the coding sequence ATGGCGCCGCGCAGCGAAAAGCTGATCATCGGCCAACGGCTGAAGGTTTTACGTACCACGCTGGGGCTCACTCAGGCGCAGATGGCCGACCAGCTTGGCGTGTCTGCAAGCTATATTACGCTGATCGAAGCTGATCAGCGACCCGCCTCGGCAAAGCTGCTGATGCGGTTGGCGCAGGTCTATGACATCAATGTGGCCGAGCTGGCACCCGGAACTGATTCGCAGCTTGCTGCCGATTTCGAAGCGGTGCTCAAAGACCCCTCGCTGGAGACAGAGGGCGTCGGCCGCGCCGAGATCGAAGCAGTTCTGCAAGCCTCTCCGCGCATTGCATCTGCTCTGGTCAAACTGCAAGGCCGGCTGAGCGATGTGCTCATGCGCGGCCAGGTAGAGGCCAATCCCCTGACCGACCGCAACAAGGTCGAGGCTCTTGCACAGGTCGCCAAACCGGTCGAACTGGTCCACGACTGGTTTTACGAAAACCGCAACTATATAGACGAACTCGACCGCGTAGCCGAAGGCGTGGCCGAAGAACACAGGTTGCATCGCGACGAATCCGGCGTGCGCCTGAATGGCCTGCTTGCCGCGCATAACATCCGGGTTCGCAGGCTTCCTGCCTCTGTCATGGCGGGAACGCTGCGCCGGTATGACCCCCACCGCAAAGAGTTATTGCTGTCCGAACGGCTGGACGTCGCAAGCCGCCGCTTTCAGATCGCCGTCCTCATCGCAAGGCTGGACTATCAGGACCTGATTGATGAGGTGATGGGCAATGCGTTTGATGGCGACGCGACGCGCAGTCTGGCCCGCGTCAGCCTGTCGAATTATTTCGCCGCCGCGATGCTGATGCCCTATGGTCCCTTCCTCGCCGCATGTGAGACAGAGCGTTATGATATCGACGTTGTCGGCCACCGTTTTGGCACCAGCTTCGAACAAACGGCCCACCGCATGACGACATTGCAGCGACAGGAAGCGCGGGGGATACCTTTCTTCTTCGTACGCGTGGACCGAGCCGGGAACGTGTCGAAACGCTTCAGCGCCGGACGCTTCCCCTTCTCGCGCTTTGGTGGAACCTGCCCACTTTGGAATATTCACAGCGCGTTCGAGACTCCGGGCAAGGTCACGACGCAATTGATACGGATGCCAGAGGGCGCGCGTTACTATTCCATCGCGCGAACTGTCACGCGCGCGGGCGGCAGTTATACCGATCCGGCTCCCAGGCTGGCCGTTGGGCTTGGCTGCGATGTCGCCTTTGCGCCAAGGCTGATCTACGCTGACAGCGCCGATCCAGAGCGGACAGAGCCAACGGATATCGGCCTGAATTGCTACCTCTGTGAAAGGCAGAATTGCGCGTCGCGTGCTCAGGCGCCGATCAATCGCAATCTTGCTGTGAACGAACTGGAACGCTCGGTCGCGCTGTTCAGCTTTGATCCGGAATAG
- a CDS encoding ABC transporter permease, protein MIGDFWISLPSLAQDLILALAILAPSLLLGFVICRGLALLTILRSLLVRYRWTNLAFILLVALSVGIGAGLIAQELGLRQATARVAEKFDLVVTAPGDEVSMLLSTVYLQPTAAPLLGGDDWKSLTAAVREVDGAVIAPIAYGDSWQGHGIVGTTAEFVTHLSGELAEGGMFSTHEQVVVGARVPLKIGDEISPAHGTGEAAEHDAHAGEHLTVVGRMAPTGSPWDDAIVTAIESVWLTHGLGNGHSDAEDETLGPPFDPEFFPGTPAALISTPDLAAAYGLQSAFSTDRTMAFFPGAVLARLHGLLGSIREVMSVLSIVTQVLVAAAVLTGLIILSRLFARRLALLQALGAPARMIFALLWSYAAILLGLGSLLGLAVAIIAVRAMSAVLSARSGLLIEPHLGWAELHLVAACFSLSMLVALLPAALALRRPVTQELRG, encoded by the coding sequence ATGATCGGCGATTTCTGGATCTCACTGCCATCTTTGGCGCAGGATTTGATTTTGGCATTGGCTATCCTTGCCCCGTCGCTGCTTCTGGGGTTCGTCATATGCAGGGGCTTGGCGCTGTTGACGATTTTGCGCAGCCTTCTGGTCCGCTATCGATGGACGAATCTGGCATTTATCCTGCTAGTTGCATTGTCGGTCGGGATCGGCGCAGGGCTGATCGCGCAAGAACTTGGGCTAAGGCAGGCAACGGCGCGTGTTGCGGAAAAATTCGACCTTGTCGTCACCGCACCCGGCGATGAAGTCTCGATGCTGCTTTCCACGGTTTATCTGCAGCCAACCGCTGCTCCGCTTCTGGGTGGCGACGATTGGAAGTCCTTGACTGCGGCAGTTCGTGAGGTTGATGGCGCGGTGATAGCACCCATTGCCTATGGCGACAGTTGGCAGGGTCACGGCATCGTCGGAACCACGGCCGAATTTGTGACCCATCTGTCAGGCGAGCTTGCTGAGGGCGGGATGTTTTCGACGCATGAACAGGTGGTGGTAGGTGCGCGAGTCCCACTGAAGATCGGCGATGAGATCTCACCCGCGCATGGCACGGGTGAAGCGGCAGAACACGACGCACATGCTGGCGAGCACCTTACGGTTGTCGGGCGGATGGCCCCGACTGGCAGCCCTTGGGACGACGCCATTGTGACCGCGATCGAATCTGTGTGGCTGACCCACGGCTTGGGCAATGGGCACAGCGATGCAGAGGACGAAACACTCGGACCGCCATTTGATCCGGAGTTCTTTCCGGGAACCCCTGCGGCGCTGATCAGCACGCCGGATCTGGCGGCCGCATATGGCCTTCAGTCGGCTTTCTCGACTGACCGGACAATGGCATTCTTCCCCGGTGCTGTACTGGCCCGACTGCATGGACTTCTCGGCAGTATTCGGGAAGTCATGTCGGTTCTGTCGATTGTCACACAGGTTCTTGTTGCGGCGGCGGTTCTGACCGGCCTGATCATCCTGTCGCGTTTGTTCGCGCGACGGCTGGCACTTTTGCAGGCACTCGGCGCCCCGGCTCGGATGATATTTGCGCTGCTATGGTCCTACGCCGCCATTCTGCTGGGTCTGGGATCGTTGCTTGGTCTGGCGGTTGCCATCATAGCTGTCAGGGCTATGTCGGCCGTGCTTTCCGCGCGGTCAGGTCTGCTGATCGAGCCACATCTGGGCTGGGCTGAACTTCATCTTGTTGCCGCTTGCTTCTCGCTTTCGATGCTTGTCGCGCTGCTGCCTGCGGCGCTAGCGTTGCGCCGCCCCGTGACACAAGAGCTGCGCGGGTAA
- a CDS encoding ABC transporter ATP-binding protein: MSLPLDVRELSVSAKGRVLLTIPRLELAAGSLTAIRGPSGAGKTTALHALAGLVPAKGQLSWGRYDLTRLSQSQRTQFRRENLGMIFQDFLLFEELSGRENALISTAFRPERAVLAARVDRMMQEMGIAGLSARRADLLSGGERQRIAVVRALAHDPPVLLADEPTASLDRAAADRLIEDLSNQARRDGRTVVVVSHDENVWSAMDQVLTIRDGRLHAA; the protein is encoded by the coding sequence ATGAGCCTGCCGCTGGATGTGCGCGAACTGAGCGTCAGCGCCAAGGGCAGGGTGCTGCTGACAATCCCGCGGTTGGAACTGGCCGCCGGCAGCCTGACGGCGATCCGGGGGCCATCCGGCGCAGGAAAAACAACTGCTCTTCACGCTCTGGCCGGGCTGGTGCCTGCGAAGGGGCAGCTTTCCTGGGGGCGGTATGATCTCACCCGGCTCTCACAGTCGCAACGCACACAGTTCCGGCGCGAAAATCTGGGAATGATCTTTCAGGATTTCCTGCTTTTCGAGGAACTTTCAGGTCGGGAAAATGCGCTGATCTCAACCGCATTCCGTCCCGAGCGTGCCGTTCTGGCGGCGCGGGTTGACCGGATGATGCAGGAAATGGGCATCGCCGGTCTATCTGCACGCAGGGCAGATTTGCTTTCAGGTGGCGAAAGGCAGCGCATCGCGGTCGTACGTGCGCTTGCGCATGACCCGCCGGTTTTGCTGGCGGATGAGCCAACGGCGAGCCTTGATCGCGCCGCAGCGGACCGGCTGATTGAGGACCTGAGCAATCAAGCGCGGCGCGATGGGAGGACTGTCGTCGTGGTCAGCCATGACGAGAACGTCTGGTCTGCAATGGATCAGGTGCTGACAATCCGTGACGGAAGGCTGCACGCAGCATGA
- a CDS encoding alkaline phosphatase, producing the protein MLLASAATAQVSISQQDSQWFTDAQARIDELAAVQPNTNRAKNVILFVADGNGVGTNYATRLWVGQQAGGSGEDHVLPQEQFPNLALVKTYTTNGQTPDSAPTASAMNTGIKSRNGTINIDDAGAYDSCDAAANAGLTTFAEIVSDMGKSVGVVSTARITHATPAAVYAKTANRNWEDNTALPENCAQKDIAAQLVDAVDAGTIDFVMGGGRRHFLPNGITDEEGNDGRRTDDRNLIEEIEGKGWQYVWNDETAAAADQTKPVLGLFEASHMMYEEDRSGEPSLAEMTEMAINNLSNNEEGFYLEVEGGRVDHANHDGNLHRAVTDGAAFAEAIEKAVSMVDMEETLIIVTADHEHAIAFNGYCGLGTPITGLCYQVDDNGNAHTEEPNIGLDGKPYTVAGYLNGAGSVMHEIVPEEATADHANVDGQADDSAEQEAAEEPATPEYGGSRPDLTQEEATDIDYLQQALIPMTSETHSGEDVAVLADGPWSHLFRGVIEQNLIFHVMYQAVTAE; encoded by the coding sequence ATGTTGCTTGCTTCTGCGGCAACTGCGCAGGTATCGATCAGCCAGCAGGACAGCCAGTGGTTCACCGACGCGCAGGCGCGCATTGATGAACTGGCCGCCGTCCAGCCCAACACCAATCGCGCCAAGAATGTCATCCTGTTCGTTGCAGACGGTAACGGTGTGGGCACGAACTATGCCACACGTCTGTGGGTTGGTCAGCAGGCCGGCGGTTCGGGCGAGGATCATGTTCTGCCGCAGGAACAGTTTCCGAACCTGGCTTTGGTGAAAACTTATACCACCAACGGACAGACGCCCGACTCGGCACCGACCGCCAGTGCCATGAACACCGGCATCAAGTCGCGCAATGGCACGATCAACATCGACGACGCAGGTGCCTATGACAGCTGCGATGCCGCCGCGAATGCGGGTCTGACGACATTCGCCGAAATCGTAAGCGATATGGGCAAGTCGGTTGGGGTCGTGTCGACGGCGCGGATCACCCATGCGACCCCGGCTGCCGTCTACGCCAAAACGGCCAACCGCAATTGGGAAGACAATACCGCGCTGCCAGAGAACTGCGCACAGAAAGACATCGCGGCGCAGTTGGTCGACGCGGTCGACGCCGGCACGATTGATTTCGTCATGGGTGGTGGCCGCCGTCACTTCCTGCCCAACGGCATCACCGATGAAGAAGGCAATGACGGTCGGCGCACCGATGACCGCAACCTGATCGAGGAAATCGAAGGCAAGGGCTGGCAGTATGTCTGGAATGACGAGACCGCCGCCGCTGCCGATCAGACGAAACCGGTTCTTGGTCTCTTCGAAGCCAGCCACATGATGTATGAAGAAGACCGCAGCGGCGAGCCTTCACTGGCAGAGATGACCGAGATGGCCATCAACAACCTCTCGAACAACGAAGAGGGCTTCTACCTGGAGGTTGAGGGTGGCCGTGTCGACCACGCCAATCACGACGGCAACCTGCACCGCGCCGTAACCGATGGCGCCGCCTTCGCGGAAGCGATCGAAAAAGCGGTTTCGATGGTCGATATGGAAGAGACGCTGATTATCGTCACCGCCGACCATGAACACGCGATTGCTTTCAACGGATATTGCGGCCTTGGCACGCCGATCACCGGTCTTTGCTATCAGGTGGATGACAACGGAAACGCCCATACAGAAGAGCCGAATATCGGTCTGGACGGCAAGCCCTACACCGTCGCTGGCTACCTGAACGGTGCGGGTTCGGTCATGCATGAGATCGTACCGGAAGAGGCTACTGCCGATCACGCAAATGTCGATGGGCAGGCCGACGACTCGGCCGAGCAGGAAGCAGCGGAAGAGCCCGCAACGCCGGAATATGGTGGCTCGCGCCCCGACCTGACGCAGGAAGAGGCAACGGATATCGACTATCTTCAGCAGGCACTGATCCCGATGACATCAGAAACCCACTCGGGCGAGGATGTTGCCGTCTTGGCCGACGGTCCGTGGTCGCATCTGTTCCGCGGCGTGATAGAGCAGAACCTGATCTTCCACGTCATGTATCAAGCAGTAACTGCCGAGTAA
- a CDS encoding glutathione S-transferase family protein has translation MGQLVDGVWHDVWYDTESTGGRFKRTTTSWRNWITADGSAGPSGEGGFAAESGRYHLYVCYACPWAHRALIFRQIKGLAPHIDISAVHPDMLKEGWEFRTDFPGATGDTLFGLPHLRDVYLRADPKASGRVTVPVLWDKQRNTIVSNESAEIIRMFNAAFNGLTGNDDDYYPEELHDQIHALNDRIYDTVNNGVYKAGFATSQEAYDEAIVPLFDSLDWLEDLLGSNRYLAGDRLTEADWRLFTTMLRFDPVYHTHFKCNRKWLREYPNLWGWTRELYQLPGVAETVNFDHIVRHYHYSHDTINPHRIIPINPVIDWDEPHNRG, from the coding sequence ATGGGACAACTCGTTGACGGCGTTTGGCATGACGTCTGGTATGACACCGAAAGCACTGGCGGACGCTTCAAGCGCACGACGACGTCTTGGCGCAACTGGATCACGGCTGATGGCTCGGCCGGGCCAAGCGGCGAGGGTGGCTTTGCCGCCGAAAGCGGGCGCTACCATCTGTATGTCTGCTATGCCTGCCCCTGGGCCCATCGCGCCCTGATTTTCCGGCAGATCAAAGGTCTGGCACCACATATCGACATTTCCGCCGTGCATCCGGACATGCTGAAGGAAGGGTGGGAGTTTCGGACCGATTTCCCTGGCGCAACCGGCGATACATTGTTCGGCCTGCCCCATCTGCGCGACGTATACCTTCGCGCTGATCCGAAAGCCTCTGGCCGTGTGACTGTGCCTGTGCTCTGGGACAAGCAGCGCAATACCATCGTCAGCAACGAAAGCGCCGAGATCATCCGCATGTTCAACGCAGCCTTCAACGGGCTGACGGGAAATGATGACGACTATTACCCCGAAGAACTGCACGATCAGATTCACGCATTGAATGACCGCATCTATGACACGGTGAATAACGGGGTCTACAAGGCAGGCTTTGCCACCAGCCAGGAAGCCTATGACGAGGCGATTGTTCCGCTGTTTGATAGCCTGGACTGGCTGGAGGACCTGCTGGGAAGCAACCGCTATCTGGCGGGCGACAGGCTGACAGAAGCGGATTGGCGGCTTTTCACGACCATGCTTCGCTTTGACCCGGTCTATCACACGCATTTCAAATGCAACCGGAAATGGCTGCGCGAATATCCCAACCTGTGGGGCTGGACGCGAGAGCTTTATCAGCTCCCCGGCGTGGCAGAGACGGTCAATTTCGATCACATCGTGCGCCACTATCATTACAGCCACGATACGATAAACCCCCACAGGATCATCCCGATCAATCCGGTCATTGACTGGGATGAGCCGCACAATCGGGGCTGA
- a CDS encoding GNAT family N-acetyltransferase, with protein MTELTITKEDGDRRGRYVAALDGIDAEGEITFTHRGDGVISADHTGVPDELGGKGVAKALLDYMLDDARQNGFRIVPVCPFIRAQYQRHPEWSDLFTTKPGEDP; from the coding sequence ATGACCGAACTTACGATCACGAAAGAAGACGGCGACCGCCGGGGCCGTTACGTTGCCGCGCTTGACGGCATTGATGCAGAGGGCGAGATCACCTTTACCCATCGTGGTGACGGGGTCATCAGCGCGGATCACACGGGTGTTCCCGATGAACTGGGCGGCAAGGGCGTCGCGAAGGCGCTGCTTGACTATATGTTGGATGATGCGCGCCAGAATGGCTTTCGTATCGTTCCGGTCTGCCCGTTTATCCGTGCGCAGTATCAGCGCCATCCCGAATGGTCCGATCTGTTCACGACGAAGCCGGGCGAAGATCCTTAG
- a CDS encoding ABC transporter permease: MSLTPGSGWRLIAVLIAAIVVLPVVALFGFALQGSVGLWSHLFRNVLANALTQTVILLCGVGIIVALLGTVTAWLIAGFDFPGRRVLGWALLLPLAVPTYIVAYAYLDILHPIGPVQSLIRNVLGYSSPRDFRLPDIRSMTGCIILLGFVLYPYVYLPVRALFATQAANMLEASRTLGAGPLRIFWRVVVPLARPAIAAGMALALMETLNDIGAAEFLGVRTLTVTVYSTWLNRTDLPGAAQIALVMLLVVIALVVMERAARSGQVYASGSRRQVPLARVKLGGVAGLTAMAVCLIPVLIGFVAPATYLIHQAWRRYQFAGIPERIWTETWQTAVLAMSATVIAVCLGMLVSVAPRFSSGPVTRAAVRLSTLGYALPGTILAIGLLPVIIFADRQISAVLGWFMADAPQLILLGAGAGMIYAYVARFLAIAAGGIEAGMTRVPASFDHAARSLGRSPSGVFRQIHLPLSRASMTAAGLLIFVDCVKELPATLLLRPLNVETLATHLYGEAARGTYEDASIAALMIVFIGMIPVVLLSGRIRV, translated from the coding sequence ATGTCCCTGACGCCGGGCAGTGGATGGCGCCTGATCGCAGTCCTGATCGCGGCGATTGTCGTTCTGCCGGTCGTTGCGCTTTTCGGTTTTGCCCTTCAGGGCAGCGTCGGGCTGTGGTCGCACCTTTTCCGCAATGTGCTTGCCAATGCGCTGACCCAGACAGTGATTCTGCTGTGCGGCGTTGGGATTATCGTGGCGTTGCTGGGGACCGTAACGGCGTGGCTGATTGCCGGTTTCGATTTTCCCGGTCGCCGCGTCCTGGGCTGGGCATTGCTGCTGCCGCTGGCGGTGCCGACCTATATCGTTGCTTACGCCTATCTGGACATCTTGCACCCCATCGGTCCGGTTCAGTCGCTGATCCGCAATGTGCTGGGCTATTCCAGCCCGCGGGATTTCAGGCTGCCTGACATCCGGTCGATGACCGGCTGCATCATCCTGCTGGGCTTTGTGCTGTATCCTTATGTTTACCTTCCCGTGCGTGCCCTTTTCGCGACGCAGGCGGCGAACATGCTGGAGGCAAGCCGCACGCTTGGCGCGGGACCGCTGCGTATTTTCTGGCGTGTCGTCGTGCCACTCGCGCGGCCAGCGATTGCGGCGGGTATGGCGCTTGCATTGATGGAAACGCTGAATGACATTGGCGCGGCAGAGTTTCTGGGTGTCCGCACCCTGACAGTCACGGTCTATTCGACATGGCTGAACCGGACCGACCTGCCGGGGGCCGCACAGATTGCGCTTGTCATGCTGCTGGTTGTGATCGCACTTGTGGTGATGGAGCGTGCGGCGCGAAGCGGGCAGGTCTATGCCAGCGGGTCACGACGGCAGGTGCCATTGGCGCGGGTAAAGCTGGGTGGTGTGGCCGGACTGACTGCGATGGCAGTCTGCCTGATCCCCGTCCTGATCGGCTTCGTCGCCCCCGCCACCTATCTGATCCATCAGGCATGGCGCAGGTATCAATTCGCCGGCATTCCCGAACGTATCTGGACAGAGACTTGGCAGACGGCGGTTCTGGCGATGTCGGCGACGGTCATTGCGGTCTGTCTTGGGATGCTGGTCAGCGTGGCGCCGCGCTTTTCCTCCGGCCCGGTAACAAGGGCGGCTGTTCGTCTGTCGACACTAGGCTACGCCCTGCCCGGAACGATCCTTGCGATTGGGTTGCTGCCGGTGATCATTTTCGCCGACCGGCAAATTTCGGCGGTGCTCGGCTGGTTCATGGCGGATGCACCGCAATTGATCTTGCTGGGTGCGGGGGCAGGCATGATCTACGCCTATGTCGCGCGTTTTCTGGCGATTGCCGCCGGCGGGATAGAGGCTGGCATGACCCGCGTGCCCGCCAGCTTCGATCATGCGGCCCGCAGCCTTGGACGTAGCCCGTCGGGCGTGTTCAGACAGATACATCTGCCACTGTCGCGCGCCTCCATGACGGCGGCCGGTCTGCTGATCTTCGTCGACTGCGTGAAAGAGCTTCCCGCCACACTGTTGCTGCGGCCGCTCAACGTCGAGACGCTGGCTACGCATCTTTACGGAGAGGCTGCGCGGGGCACCTATGAAGATGCCTCGATCGCAGCACTGATGATCGTTTTCATCGGCATGATACCCGTGGTTCTGCTGTCCGGTCGGATACGGGTCTGA
- a CDS encoding Fe(3+) ABC transporter substrate-binding protein: MNIKILVAAGLGVAFQSAPLAAFSDEINLYTTREPKLVEPLLDAFSEETGIEVNTIFLKDGMPERVEQEGEASPADILMTVDIGNLVDLVDRDLTQPVDSAVLNEAIPANLRDKDGNWFALSLRARALYAAKDLELDSFKYEELSDPAWKGKVCIRSGQHPYNIALTAAYITHHGAEETKAWLEGVKANLARTAGGGDRDVARDIMGGICDIGIANTYYVGLMRSGAGGPEQEEWAKAMKLILPTFEDGGTQVNISGAAVAKYAPNKDQAVQLLEYLVSDEAQKIYADANFEYPVKAGVEVNPLVGEFGELQIDSTDLTEIARERKAASELTDEVGFDN; the protein is encoded by the coding sequence GTGAATATCAAGATATTGGTCGCAGCCGGTCTCGGCGTTGCTTTTCAATCGGCGCCGCTGGCCGCGTTTTCGGATGAAATTAACCTGTATACCACGCGTGAGCCCAAGCTGGTTGAGCCGCTGCTGGACGCTTTCAGCGAGGAAACCGGGATCGAGGTCAATACGATCTTCCTGAAGGACGGGATGCCCGAGCGCGTGGAGCAGGAAGGCGAGGCCTCGCCCGCTGATATCCTGATGACCGTCGATATCGGCAACCTTGTTGATCTGGTTGACCGCGATCTGACGCAACCCGTCGATTCCGCCGTCCTGAACGAGGCAATTCCGGCGAACTTGCGTGACAAGGACGGAAACTGGTTCGCCCTGTCGTTGCGCGCACGCGCCCTTTACGCGGCAAAAGATCTGGAACTGGACAGCTTCAAATATGAAGAGCTCTCCGATCCGGCATGGAAGGGCAAGGTCTGCATCCGTTCGGGCCAGCACCCGTATAATATCGCACTGACGGCGGCCTATATCACGCATCATGGCGCTGAAGAGACCAAGGCGTGGCTTGAGGGTGTGAAGGCAAACCTTGCCCGGACCGCCGGTGGCGGCGACCGTGACGTTGCGCGCGACATCATGGGCGGTATCTGTGATATCGGCATTGCCAACACCTATTATGTCGGACTGATGCGCAGCGGCGCAGGCGGGCCCGAGCAGGAAGAATGGGCCAAGGCGATGAAGCTCATCCTGCCGACCTTCGAAGACGGCGGAACGCAGGTCAATATTTCGGGTGCGGCCGTTGCGAAATATGCGCCGAACAAGGATCAGGCCGTTCAGCTTCTGGAATATCTGGTCTCGGATGAGGCGCAGAAGATCTATGCCGATGCCAATTTCGAATATCCGGTGAAAGCCGGCGTCGAGGTGAACCCGCTTGTCGGCGAGTTCGGCGAATTGCAGATCGATTCCACCGACCTGACCGAAATCGCGCGCGAGCGTAAGGCGGCCAGCGAGTTGACCGACGAAGTCGGCTTCGACAACTGA
- a CDS encoding ABC transporter ATP-binding protein, with translation MLQIKNAERRFAATPAVQGLSLDVAGGGVTCLLGPSGCGKSTTLRLIAGIEKLDQGEIRIDGQVVSDASFTTPPERRPVGMVFQDLALFPHMTIAQNIAFGIPKAKRAEVQVGQLLDRVGLTGYGQKYPHMLSGGEQQRIALIRALAAQPKIMMLDEPFSSLDQRLRAEMREFTLDLLRESGTTAILVTHDPDEAMMMADRIAVMDRGRILQEGTPQNLYHRPAALPVAQLLADLNMLQGNVRDGHVETKLGMIPAHGVAEGSNITCAIRPEHLRPCRCRPQTGNAQVLRVHSLGRESVIELGLAGHAHRLRCNAPGSSDLVPGETVGLSFDPAHVMMFAENSGLRLS, from the coding sequence ATGCTGCAGATCAAAAACGCAGAGCGGCGGTTTGCCGCGACTCCAGCGGTTCAGGGGCTATCCCTCGACGTCGCCGGCGGTGGTGTGACCTGCCTGCTGGGCCCGTCTGGCTGCGGCAAATCCACGACGCTGCGCCTGATCGCGGGTATCGAAAAGCTCGATCAGGGCGAAATCCGTATTGACGGACAGGTCGTCAGCGACGCCAGCTTCACAACGCCGCCAGAGCGTCGGCCCGTTGGGATGGTGTTTCAGGACCTTGCCCTGTTTCCCCACATGACCATCGCGCAGAATATTGCCTTCGGTATCCCAAAGGCAAAGCGGGCAGAGGTTCAGGTTGGCCAATTGCTCGACCGCGTGGGGCTGACCGGATACGGCCAGAAGTATCCGCATATGCTGTCTGGCGGCGAACAACAGCGTATCGCGCTGATCCGCGCGCTCGCAGCACAGCCGAAAATCATGATGCTGGACGAGCCTTTCTCAAGCCTCGATCAACGCCTGCGCGCTGAAATGCGAGAGTTCACGCTTGATCTGCTGCGTGAAAGCGGCACGACTGCAATTCTGGTGACGCATGACCCGGATGAGGCCATGATGATGGCCGACCGCATCGCTGTGATGGACCGGGGCCGCATCCTGCAAGAGGGGACCCCCCAGAACCTTTACCACCGGCCTGCGGCACTGCCGGTCGCGCAACTCCTTGCAGATCTGAACATGCTGCAGGGCAATGTCCGCGACGGTCATGTCGAAACCAAGCTTGGGATGATCCCGGCACATGGCGTGGCTGAGGGCAGCAATATCACCTGTGCCATCCGGCCAGAACACCTGCGTCCCTGCCGGTGCCGCCCGCAGACGGGGAATGCACAGGTCCTGCGCGTTCATAGTCTTGGGCGCGAAAGTGTTATCGAACTGGGGCTAGCCGGTCACGCCCACCGACTACGGTGCAATGCGCCGGGATCGAGCGACCTTGTGCCGGGTGAAACGGTGGGTCTCAGCTTCGATCCGGCACATGTCATGATGTTTGCGGAAAACAGCGGACTGCGGCTTAGCTGA
- a CDS encoding DUF2312 domain-containing protein produces MQDDQVYNVAAEELRQFIEQYEQLEAEKKDVTERQKEIMAEAKARGYDTKVMKKVIALRKRDRDDIAEEEAILDMYKAALGM; encoded by the coding sequence ATGCAGGACGATCAGGTCTACAACGTTGCAGCCGAAGAGTTGCGCCAGTTCATCGAGCAGTATGAGCAGCTTGAGGCAGAGAAAAAAGACGTAACGGAGCGTCAGAAGGAGATTATGGCCGAGGCGAAGGCACGCGGCTATGACACCAAGGTGATGAAAAAGGTCATCGCCCTGCGCAAACGCGACCGGGACGATATTGCCGAGGAAGAGGCGATTCTGGATATGTATAAAGCCGCCTTGGGCATGTGA